One genomic segment of Catalinimonas alkaloidigena includes these proteins:
- a CDS encoding M14 family metallopeptidase translates to MTISISKFGNSILAFLLFILAFPSYGQHDYYFAQGERFDAEIPSPEDYLGYPIGDRHTRYDLAIAYLKELARLSERVTFQTIGQTNELRPLAVVTITSPQNHASLEEIRQQHLQLTDPGQPLPELEEQPIFIHLAYNVHGNEASGLETSLLTAYYYAACEDENVLYYLDESVIFIDPAQNPDGRDRFANWVNMHRGNPPVADPQDREHNEVWPGGRGNHYWFDLNRDWLPAAHVESRARLDFYHQWLPNVVIDFHEMGTNSTYYFEPSPPLGSENPLVPRRQYEELNVLLAQYQAQALDSLGSLYFTKEIFDNFYPGYGSTYPDFQGGVGATFEQASSRGNRQESSTGILTFPFTVRNHLVTGLATVRGAVENKQTLLEYQREFYSSALSEARKNPVNAYVYGEQDDINRLNRFTELLLRHKIKVYALEEELSLNGEQFLPGKAYIVPTEQVQYRLVESVFERRTEFVDSVFYDASAWTLALSYGIPHAEFRTGKLPLGNQLESVPEINLPEPQKSDYAYLMDWTDYAAPAALQYLLQHDVLAQVAMKPFSAQMNDGNRQFHRGTISVPLQAQQISKDSVYTLIRTASEQFEIPFYATATGFSADGVDLGSNNLQTVKMPKVLILTGEGVQSTEVGEVWFLLDQVGLPITKVEISNLPSIALHEYSTIVMVNGNYNKIAKTQSEKLANWINDGGTLVTFKGAAEWAITQELADAELLKDTADVPKQRFNYEDAREREGAKAIRGSIYQVDLDITNPLGFGYTRRDLAVYKNSNTLFALSKTSYHTVAQYSPQPLLSGYISNENLSKLSGTASLLLSTKGKGRVVLFADNPNFRGMWLGTNKLFLNAIYFGNLIN, encoded by the coding sequence ATGACTATTAGCATTAGTAAATTCGGAAATAGCATATTAGCCTTCTTACTTTTTATATTAGCTTTCCCATCTTACGGACAACATGATTATTATTTCGCCCAGGGGGAGCGGTTTGATGCCGAAATCCCAAGTCCGGAAGACTATCTCGGCTATCCTATTGGTGACCGGCATACCCGATATGATCTGGCCATCGCGTATTTAAAAGAACTTGCGCGTTTATCAGAGCGTGTGACTTTTCAAACGATAGGACAGACCAATGAGCTACGCCCACTGGCAGTAGTCACCATCACTTCGCCACAAAACCATGCAAGCCTGGAGGAAATAAGACAGCAACACCTGCAGCTTACTGACCCAGGCCAGCCATTGCCGGAGCTTGAAGAGCAGCCGATATTTATTCACCTCGCATACAATGTGCACGGAAACGAGGCATCAGGACTTGAAACTTCATTGCTTACTGCCTATTACTACGCGGCCTGCGAAGATGAAAATGTACTTTATTATCTGGATGAATCGGTCATCTTTATTGATCCTGCTCAAAATCCTGACGGACGTGACCGCTTTGCGAATTGGGTCAATATGCATAGGGGGAATCCGCCGGTCGCAGACCCTCAGGACAGAGAACATAATGAGGTATGGCCGGGTGGTAGAGGTAATCATTACTGGTTTGACCTAAACCGGGACTGGCTGCCAGCAGCGCATGTAGAGAGTAGAGCCAGGCTTGATTTTTATCATCAATGGCTGCCTAATGTGGTCATAGATTTTCATGAAATGGGTACCAATTCAACCTATTATTTTGAACCCAGCCCTCCACTGGGTTCTGAAAACCCATTGGTGCCCCGCCGCCAGTACGAAGAGCTGAATGTACTGCTTGCTCAGTACCAGGCACAAGCGCTTGACAGTTTGGGTTCACTTTATTTTACCAAAGAAATATTTGATAACTTCTATCCCGGCTACGGCTCTACATACCCTGATTTCCAGGGAGGAGTGGGCGCAACTTTTGAACAGGCTAGCTCACGCGGAAATCGTCAGGAGAGCAGCACGGGCATCCTCACCTTTCCTTTTACAGTGAGAAATCATTTGGTAACCGGCCTGGCAACAGTAAGAGGGGCTGTAGAAAACAAACAAACCCTGCTGGAATACCAGAGGGAGTTTTATAGCTCAGCACTTTCAGAAGCCAGAAAAAATCCGGTAAATGCCTACGTATACGGGGAGCAGGATGATATAAATCGTCTGAACAGGTTTACAGAACTACTCTTGAGACACAAAATCAAAGTGTATGCGCTTGAAGAAGAGCTTAGCCTGAATGGCGAACAGTTTTTGCCGGGCAAAGCTTACATAGTGCCCACTGAGCAGGTACAATATAGATTGGTGGAGTCGGTATTTGAACGCAGAACCGAATTTGTTGACAGCGTATTCTATGATGCTTCTGCCTGGACCTTAGCATTATCCTACGGAATTCCTCATGCTGAATTCCGTACCGGCAAGCTACCTCTTGGCAATCAGTTAGAAAGTGTGCCTGAAATCAATTTACCTGAGCCGCAAAAAAGTGATTATGCTTATCTGATGGATTGGACTGATTATGCTGCACCGGCGGCTTTGCAGTATCTCCTGCAACATGATGTGCTGGCACAAGTGGCTATGAAACCATTTAGTGCGCAAATGAATGATGGTAACAGACAGTTTCACCGGGGAACTATCTCAGTCCCATTGCAGGCACAGCAAATATCCAAAGATTCAGTCTATACACTGATCCGGACAGCTTCAGAACAGTTTGAAATTCCATTCTATGCTACTGCTACCGGCTTTAGCGCCGATGGGGTAGACCTGGGCAGCAACAACTTGCAGACCGTAAAAATGCCCAAAGTGCTGATTTTGACCGGCGAAGGTGTTCAATCCACTGAAGTGGGTGAAGTATGGTTTTTATTAGATCAGGTTGGGCTGCCCATTACCAAAGTTGAAATCAGTAATTTGCCTTCCATCGCACTGCATGAATATTCAACCATAGTAATGGTCAATGGAAACTATAATAAAATAGCTAAAACGCAGTCAGAAAAGCTAGCAAACTGGATCAATGACGGAGGGACGCTGGTCACTTTTAAGGGCGCGGCAGAGTGGGCTATTACTCAGGAACTTGCAGATGCTGAACTTCTCAAAGATACCGCGGATGTACCTAAGCAACGTTTTAACTATGAAGATGCCAGGGAGCGAGAAGGGGCAAAAGCCATAAGAGGTTCTATCTATCAGGTGGATCTGGATATCACAAACCCACTGGGTTTTGGTTATACCCGTAGAGATTTAGCAGTCTATAAGAATAGTAATACCCTATTTGCCCTTAGCAAGACTTCCTATCATACAGTAGCGCAATATAGTCCGCAGCCATTGCTGAGCGGCTACATTTCTAATGAAAACCTCAGCAAACTTTCGGGTACCGCTTCTTTACTGCTAAGTACCAAAGGTAAGGGTAGGGTGGTACTATTTGCTGATAACCCAAATTTCCGAGGGATGTGGCTAGGTACCAATAAGTTGTTTTTGAATGCTATATATTTTGGGAATTTGATCAATTAA
- a CDS encoding purine-cytosine permease family protein, protein MTENTPEPQNEFEREPVPTSKLKSWKSFLGMYAGEHAAGTEFVIGPLFLTAGVSAFDLIIGLLIGNFLAVLSWRLLTAEIAVKHRLTLYYQLEQICGKKLVTVYNLANGILFCFLAGAMVTVSATAVGVPFDMQMPKLTDTMPNSVTWVVVVLLVGTVISIIAAKGYDTVSKAANWMAPFIVLAFLVAGIVALGQLNVNSLADFWAIWGEGSEPFPGQIKYTFWHVVLWSWFANAAMHIGMSDLSVLRYAKSATYGWTTAAGMYVGHYMAWIAAALLYVVYLKSPEAQGMLDNGVAPPVAPGPLAYNAIGFFGIVAVVLAGWTTANPTIYRAGLAFQSVLPKTTTFWVTIMAGGLATIAGLFPAFAMKLLDFVALYGFILAPMGAIIVFDHFFGKRLGIGWNGEHNKFNNAVFASWAISAVGFYLLSVWFDIFLSFVTLPAWILCGLLYLIFSNKTTLKKASVHRV, encoded by the coding sequence ATGACAGAAAATACGCCTGAACCTCAAAATGAATTTGAAAGAGAACCTGTACCCACCTCAAAACTAAAAAGTTGGAAAAGTTTTCTCGGCATGTATGCCGGTGAACATGCCGCAGGTACAGAGTTCGTCATAGGTCCATTGTTTCTCACCGCTGGCGTAAGTGCTTTTGACCTTATTATCGGCTTGTTGATAGGTAATTTTTTAGCTGTATTATCATGGAGGCTGCTTACTGCTGAGATAGCGGTAAAACACCGGCTAACGCTTTATTATCAACTGGAGCAAATCTGTGGTAAAAAACTGGTTACTGTTTACAATTTAGCCAACGGTATTTTGTTCTGTTTCCTTGCCGGTGCCATGGTGACCGTCTCTGCCACCGCGGTAGGAGTCCCCTTTGATATGCAGATGCCTAAGCTTACCGATACCATGCCCAATAGTGTTACCTGGGTAGTGGTCGTACTCTTGGTAGGTACTGTAATTTCCATTATTGCTGCCAAAGGATACGATACCGTTTCAAAAGCTGCCAACTGGATGGCCCCCTTTATTGTCCTGGCCTTTTTAGTTGCCGGAATTGTAGCGCTAGGGCAGCTCAACGTTAACTCTTTGGCTGACTTCTGGGCCATCTGGGGAGAGGGTTCTGAACCATTTCCCGGTCAGATTAAATATACCTTCTGGCATGTAGTCTTATGGTCTTGGTTTGCCAATGCAGCCATGCATATTGGTATGTCTGACCTCTCTGTTTTAAGGTATGCTAAATCTGCGACCTACGGCTGGACTACCGCAGCGGGAATGTATGTAGGTCATTATATGGCCTGGATTGCCGCAGCCTTGCTCTATGTGGTTTATTTAAAATCACCTGAGGCACAGGGAATGCTGGACAATGGGGTAGCCCCTCCCGTAGCCCCCGGCCCCCTGGCCTATAATGCCATTGGTTTTTTTGGTATCGTCGCTGTAGTATTAGCCGGATGGACTACTGCCAACCCCACAATTTACCGTGCGGGATTGGCATTTCAGTCAGTCCTACCCAAAACCACTACCTTCTGGGTCACCATCATGGCCGGTGGACTGGCCACCATCGCAGGATTATTCCCAGCTTTTGCGATGAAACTTTTAGACTTTGTCGCATTGTATGGATTTATACTTGCCCCCATGGGAGCGATCATTGTCTTTGATCATTTCTTTGGAAAAAGATTGGGTATCGGTTGGAATGGAGAACATAACAAGTTTAACAATGCTGTCTTTGCCTCCTGGGCGATATCGGCAGTTGGGTTTTACCTTCTTTCCGTATGGTTTGACATATTTTTATCCTTTGTGACTTTACCCGCCTGGATATTGTGTGGCTTACTGTATTTGATCTTTAGCAACAAAACAACCCTTAAAAAAGCCAGTGTTCATCGTGTATAA
- a CDS encoding DUF4249 family protein, with amino-acid sequence MKKLLYILFILLAFACETEISPVLNDAEEIMVIDAWLNQKMEKQEIRITRSQAYFDNAQPATITGLEVNVEDLNTGEVFNFQEGENAYFWDPVDKPFGEIEHTYRLTVYTHDNIFEAVARLGRVPEVDSIVFHYNQKDFNIAESYYSAEFIARDPVGVGDAYWIKAWKNGSYLGRPSEINIAFDAGLSPGQPVDGQVFHQVVRRDFVNPLEERSDKANYYHPPYTIGDSLFVEIHSISPAAFDYLSAVILQTNRPGGFSELFATPLTNVPTNIKSTVRMDTEEKSTVNVAGFFNVSAVSSGGGKISQEIAQKAKVLAGE; translated from the coding sequence ATGAAAAAGCTTTTATATATTCTCTTTATTCTGCTGGCATTTGCGTGCGAAACAGAGATTTCACCAGTGCTCAATGATGCTGAAGAAATCATGGTCATAGATGCCTGGCTCAATCAAAAAATGGAGAAGCAGGAAATCAGGATTACTCGTTCGCAAGCCTATTTTGACAATGCACAGCCTGCTACGATCACAGGTCTGGAGGTGAATGTGGAAGATCTCAACACGGGTGAGGTCTTCAACTTTCAGGAAGGAGAAAACGCTTATTTCTGGGATCCGGTGGACAAACCCTTTGGAGAGATAGAACACACCTATAGATTGACTGTTTATACACATGATAATATTTTTGAAGCCGTGGCCAGGTTAGGCAGAGTGCCTGAGGTAGATTCTATAGTATTCCACTATAACCAAAAGGACTTCAACATAGCTGAGTCCTACTACTCAGCTGAATTTATAGCACGCGATCCTGTGGGAGTGGGTGATGCCTACTGGATCAAAGCCTGGAAGAATGGGAGCTATCTGGGCAGACCCTCCGAGATTAATATCGCTTTTGATGCCGGACTCTCGCCCGGTCAGCCCGTAGATGGGCAGGTTTTTCATCAGGTGGTTCGTCGTGACTTTGTCAATCCATTAGAAGAAAGGTCTGACAAAGCGAATTACTATCATCCTCCATACACAATTGGTGACTCACTCTTTGTGGAAATCCATTCTATTTCTCCGGCGGCATTTGATTATCTGAGTGCTGTAATCCTTCAAACCAACCGGCCGGGAGGTTTCTCGGAATTGTTCGCGACACCCCTTACTAACGTACCGACTAATATCAAAAGTACGGTAAGGATGGATACGGAAGAAAAGTCTACGGTCAATGTAGCAGGTTTCTTCAATGTATCGGCGGTAAGCTCGGGAGGAGGTAAAATAAGCCAGGAGATTGCTCAAAAAGCAAAAGTCCTGGCTGGAGAATAA
- a CDS encoding TonB-dependent receptor yields MKFIVAVALCLLSALTSFAQTEKFTISGYLKDTSNGEALIGATVFVNALSGGTTSNVYGFYSITLPPGKYQLNYSYVGYTDAQKAIDLSGDIRLDLELATAAQELETVVITSRAIDRNVSSIEMSTLEMDMASIEKLPAFAGEVDVLKSIQLLPGVSTVGEGTAGFNVRGGSVGQNLVLLDEAPVYQSSHLFGFFSVFNPDAVKDVKLYKGGIPSTYGGRLSSILDIRMKEGNNKDYEVAGGIGTVFSRLAVEGPIKKDKSSFIIAGRRSYADVLARPFTDFLSNGAGLYFYDLTAKTNFNINEKNRLYVSAYLGRDVFDFDASQGFNWGNRTATVRWNHLYGNKLFANYTAFYSKYDYGFTFGSSEQDKFDWAAQISTWNFKPEYNWFLNVRHELTFGGELILYNFEPANASTVNSGVVTNISLDKRKSAELALYISNDHKINDKLFAQYGMRYSRFHYIGGRSFDYGDTIPGIEKPLLAVNAHDKWESIQTYHNLEPRLSIRYQLAKSSAIKASYNRMSQYIHQVSNTTASIPIDIWQPSDNNIKPQIGNQLALGYFKNFQGNAYEASAEAYYKWNKNQLDYIDGAELFINEFIASQLLSGEGRAYGLELYVKKNTGRLTGWLSYTLGKSELKVDGINFGSNRLHREGNWYPTRFDQRHNLKIAAFYELNERVSLSANFSFLSGTPTTFPTDRFISQGYVIPYISGNERNNFRIPNYHRLDASLTIKNVWRGKKERKGSDNLVFSIYNLYARQNPFSIYFSQANERQVGDNPAITSAKQLSLIGTLVPAVTYNFKF; encoded by the coding sequence ATGAAATTTATAGTTGCAGTAGCTTTATGCTTACTGTCGGCACTGACTAGTTTTGCTCAGACCGAAAAGTTCACCATTAGTGGATACCTCAAAGATACGAGCAACGGTGAAGCTCTGATTGGGGCCACTGTTTTTGTCAACGCGTTATCCGGCGGCACCACTTCCAATGTATATGGATTTTATTCCATTACATTACCCCCGGGGAAATACCAGCTCAATTATAGCTATGTAGGCTATACGGATGCTCAGAAAGCTATAGACCTCAGCGGTGATATCCGGCTTGACCTTGAACTTGCCACCGCAGCTCAGGAGCTGGAAACAGTGGTCATCACCAGCAGGGCAATTGACAGGAATGTGTCCAGCATTGAAATGAGTACGCTGGAAATGGATATGGCGTCTATTGAAAAGCTTCCCGCCTTTGCCGGCGAGGTAGATGTGCTCAAGAGTATACAATTGCTACCCGGTGTCAGCACAGTGGGTGAAGGTACTGCAGGCTTCAATGTGCGAGGGGGCAGTGTAGGGCAAAACCTGGTGCTCCTTGATGAGGCTCCGGTCTACCAATCATCTCACCTCTTTGGTTTCTTCTCGGTTTTCAATCCTGATGCTGTAAAAGATGTTAAACTGTACAAAGGGGGTATACCTTCCACTTATGGTGGACGTTTGTCATCCATCCTTGACATCCGGATGAAAGAAGGGAATAACAAAGACTACGAAGTAGCAGGGGGTATTGGCACTGTCTTCAGTCGCCTGGCAGTGGAGGGACCTATCAAAAAAGACAAGTCATCATTTATTATCGCAGGAAGGAGGTCATACGCTGATGTACTTGCCCGGCCATTTACCGACTTTCTGTCTAATGGTGCCGGATTGTATTTCTACGACCTTACGGCCAAGACTAATTTCAACATCAACGAGAAAAACAGGCTTTACGTATCAGCTTACCTGGGCAGGGATGTCTTTGACTTTGATGCGTCACAGGGATTTAACTGGGGCAACCGTACCGCTACTGTCCGCTGGAACCATCTGTATGGCAACAAGCTATTTGCCAACTACACCGCTTTCTACAGCAAATATGACTATGGATTTACATTTGGTAGCAGTGAGCAGGATAAGTTTGACTGGGCGGCACAAATAAGCACGTGGAATTTTAAGCCGGAGTATAACTGGTTTCTCAACGTTAGGCATGAGCTTACTTTCGGAGGAGAGTTGATCCTGTATAACTTTGAGCCTGCCAATGCTTCCACAGTGAACAGCGGTGTAGTAACCAACATCAGCCTGGATAAGCGCAAATCAGCGGAGTTGGCCTTATACATCAGCAACGATCATAAAATCAATGATAAGCTTTTTGCCCAGTATGGTATGCGGTACAGCCGATTCCACTACATAGGGGGGCGGTCATTTGATTATGGCGATACCATTCCGGGTATAGAGAAGCCTTTGCTGGCAGTCAATGCGCATGATAAATGGGAAAGTATACAAACTTATCACAATCTGGAGCCCAGACTTTCAATTCGCTATCAGCTCGCCAAATCTAGCGCTATCAAGGCCAGCTACAACCGTATGAGCCAGTATATCCACCAGGTTTCTAACACCACTGCCTCTATCCCGATTGACATCTGGCAACCGTCTGACAACAACATCAAACCACAAATAGGCAACCAGCTGGCTTTGGGCTATTTCAAGAATTTTCAAGGCAATGCCTATGAAGCCTCAGCTGAAGCTTATTACAAATGGAATAAAAACCAGCTGGACTACATTGACGGCGCTGAGCTTTTCATTAACGAATTCATCGCTTCTCAGCTGCTGTCCGGTGAAGGCAGAGCGTATGGGTTGGAGCTGTATGTCAAGAAAAATACCGGAAGGCTGACCGGCTGGCTGAGTTATACGCTGGGCAAATCCGAGCTAAAAGTAGATGGGATTAACTTTGGGTCAAATCGCCTGCATCGTGAAGGTAATTGGTATCCTACCCGTTTTGACCAGCGGCACAATCTGAAAATCGCAGCTTTTTATGAACTGAACGAGAGAGTATCTTTGTCAGCGAACTTTAGCTTTCTTTCAGGGACTCCCACTACCTTCCCGACAGACAGATTCATTTCTCAGGGCTATGTAATACCTTACATCAGTGGAAATGAGAGGAACAACTTCAGAATTCCCAACTATCATCGCCTGGATGCTTCCTTGACCATCAAAAATGTATGGAGGGGCAAAAAGGAACGCAAGGGCAGCGATAATCTGGTATTCTCAATCTATAACCTCTATGCCCGGCAGAACCCTTTCAGTATTTACTTTTCACAGGCTAATGAAAGACAAGTGGGTGATAACCCTGCGATTACCTCTGCCAAGCAGTTGTCACTCATAGGCACGCTGGTACCAGCAGTCACCTACAATTTCAAATTTTAA
- a CDS encoding SDR family oxidoreductase, with protein MKNQHNMYTPDHNIMTNPDEDRAVKVIVAGATGYLGRHILMELQKRKLAFKAITRNENKLREIALEDTQIVKAEVTRAISLKEKLTGASVLISAVGITRQKDGLTYMDVDYRANLNLLEEAKRAGIRKFIYISAIHGEQMRHLKIMAAKEKFVDALKASGLEYTIIRPNGFFSDMKDFLDMAKRGRIYLFGKGNFKLNPIHGADLAEVIIDAIDQAKQEIVVGGPDIFSQNEIAEMALSAYRKPVNIVHLPDWIRKVSIRLVRIFASQVTYGPIEFFLTMMGQDNIAPRYGLHRLKPFFMNEVDTIQK; from the coding sequence ATGAAAAATCAACATAATATGTATACGCCAGATCATAACATTATGACGAATCCAGATGAGGACCGTGCAGTAAAAGTAATCGTAGCCGGGGCTACTGGTTACCTGGGAAGGCATATACTGATGGAGTTACAAAAACGGAAGCTTGCATTTAAGGCAATTACCAGAAATGAAAATAAGCTGCGGGAGATAGCGCTTGAGGATACACAAATAGTGAAAGCAGAAGTCACCCGTGCAATAAGCTTAAAAGAGAAACTCACAGGTGCAAGTGTACTGATCTCAGCTGTCGGTATCACACGGCAGAAAGATGGACTGACATATATGGATGTAGACTACCGGGCCAACCTTAACTTATTGGAAGAAGCCAAAAGGGCAGGTATCAGGAAGTTTATTTACATTTCTGCCATTCATGGAGAGCAAATGAGACATCTGAAAATAATGGCTGCCAAAGAAAAATTTGTTGATGCCCTCAAAGCCTCAGGCCTGGAATATACCATCATTCGCCCCAATGGATTTTTTTCTGATATGAAAGACTTCCTGGATATGGCAAAAAGGGGAAGAATATACCTTTTTGGCAAGGGCAACTTTAAGCTTAATCCAATCCATGGAGCTGATCTGGCTGAAGTAATCATAGATGCCATTGACCAGGCTAAGCAGGAAATAGTGGTAGGAGGTCCTGATATCTTCAGCCAGAACGAAATCGCCGAAATGGCGCTAAGTGCGTATAGAAAGCCTGTCAATATCGTTCATCTGCCAGACTGGATCAGGAAAGTAAGTATCAGGCTGGTTAGAATTTTTGCTTCACAGGTGACCTATGGTCCGATAGAGTTTTTTTTGACCATGATGGGGCAGGATAATATCGCACCGAGATATGGCCTGCATCGTTTAAAGCCATTTTTCATGAATGAAGTGGATACCATCCAGAAGTAG
- a CDS encoding MFS transporter, giving the protein MYEFICYSPTICLSTRGISGLRWVITGVFGGVVASIAYAIIADLFKADQRGRAMGLLQIAFAVSLVGGLPLTLYLSSKFNWQGAYAFIFLIGFGFILWMGVSLKPLRIHLYHPVKKSSWQHLSETLLNKRHAFFFFQ; this is encoded by the coding sequence ATATATGAGTTCATCTGCTACAGCCCCACTATCTGCTTATCAACGCGTGGTATTAGTGGGCTTAGGTGGGTTATTACTGGAGTTTTTGGCGGTGTAGTTGCTTCCATTGCGTATGCTATCATTGCTGATTTGTTCAAAGCTGATCAGAGAGGTAGGGCAATGGGACTGTTACAAATAGCGTTTGCAGTCAGCCTAGTGGGTGGGTTACCACTGACACTCTACCTTTCCTCTAAATTCAACTGGCAGGGGGCCTACGCCTTCATTTTTTTGATCGGGTTTGGGTTTATTTTATGGATGGGAGTATCTCTTAAACCCCTGAGGATTCACCTTTACCATCCTGTAAAAAAGTCATCTTGGCAACACCTATCTGAAACCCTGCTGAATAAGCGGCATGCATTCTTTTTTTTTCAATAA
- a CDS encoding DUF5367 family protein, with amino-acid sequence MNIKRLVVSAAISWVLGVSAYAASFMLNILDDAELQANLVLMLALLPSVIIAIRFYFNKANPVNGFVLGLSMFGIAMLLDALITVPVFIIPMGGSYLTFFSDPGFWMIALEYILVVVLYTNWRQRMAVQ; translated from the coding sequence ATGAATATCAAAAGATTAGTTGTGTCGGCAGCGATTAGCTGGGTATTAGGAGTAAGCGCCTACGCAGCTTCATTCATGCTGAACATCCTGGATGACGCGGAATTGCAGGCCAATTTAGTACTTATGCTTGCTCTGCTTCCAAGCGTGATCATTGCTATCCGTTTTTACTTCAACAAAGCAAATCCTGTCAATGGGTTTGTCCTGGGCCTAAGCATGTTTGGCATTGCTATGCTTTTAGATGCGTTGATCACAGTGCCTGTTTTCATCATCCCGATGGGAGGTAGTTACCTTACTTTTTTCAGCGACCCGGGTTTCTGGATGATTGCGCTGGAATACATCCTGGTAGTAGTACTCTATACAAATTGGCGACAGCGGATGGCTGTACAGTGA
- a CDS encoding NmrA family NAD(P)-binding protein, whose amino-acid sequence MSNNILVIGGTGKTGRKVVQLLVALQQNVRIGSRKASPVFDWQDPSGWAKALEGIEKMYVTFQPDLAVPGALDAIEALTHQARKSGVKKIVLLSGKGEKEAELCEQLVMHSGIDYTIVRASWFNQNFSESFFLDPILAGHVALPKAEAKVPYVDTDDIAEVVVEALLNANHNGKIYELTGPRLLTFPEVVSEISKASGREITFTPISMQAYTSMLKEAGLPEDYVWLINYLFTEVLDAAGNKQISGDIEKVLGRKPKDFTEYAGETAATGVWNARVETLG is encoded by the coding sequence ATGTCAAATAACATTTTAGTCATCGGTGGAACCGGCAAAACCGGTCGTAAAGTAGTTCAACTTCTGGTAGCGCTTCAGCAAAATGTTCGCATTGGATCTCGTAAAGCAAGCCCTGTCTTTGATTGGCAGGATCCCTCCGGCTGGGCAAAAGCATTGGAAGGTATAGAGAAGATGTATGTTACCTTTCAGCCCGACCTGGCTGTGCCTGGTGCACTGGATGCCATTGAAGCATTGACCCATCAAGCCAGAAAGAGCGGTGTGAAAAAAATAGTTTTACTGTCTGGCAAAGGTGAGAAAGAAGCAGAACTTTGCGAACAGTTGGTGATGCATTCTGGCATAGATTATACCATCGTCCGAGCCAGCTGGTTTAATCAGAACTTCAGCGAAAGCTTCTTCCTTGATCCTATTCTGGCGGGACATGTCGCCCTGCCTAAGGCGGAAGCCAAGGTGCCTTATGTAGATACTGATGACATAGCTGAGGTAGTCGTAGAAGCCTTGCTCAATGCTAATCACAATGGAAAAATATACGAACTTACTGGTCCACGCCTGCTGACCTTTCCTGAAGTAGTCAGCGAAATTTCTAAGGCATCAGGAAGAGAGATTACTTTCACCCCAATCTCCATGCAGGCTTATACTTCTATGCTAAAAGAAGCAGGCTTACCCGAAGATTATGTGTGGCTCATCAATTACCTGTTTACCGAAGTATTAGATGCGGCAGGCAACAAGCAAATCTCGGGAGATATCGAAAAAGTGCTGGGCAGAAAGCCTAAGGATTTTACGGAATACGCTGGAGAAACAGCAGCTACCGGTGTCTGGAATGCACGTGTGGAAACCCTAGGCTAA
- a CDS encoding DUF1772 domain-containing protein, whose amino-acid sequence MEISIKSFTLLTAVLLTGLSAGLFYAWSVSVIPGTRKVSDMVYLETMQSINRAILNPAFFLIFFGSLLLLVTSTVQQYQSGQSFWLMLAAAFTYLIGTFGVTAFGNVPLNNGLDALQLHDLSPEQILSSRIRYEGHWNRLHMIRTVFAVLSFLLSLLALFSFSKSI is encoded by the coding sequence ATGGAAATTTCAATCAAATCATTCACACTTTTGACAGCAGTACTGCTGACCGGACTCTCCGCAGGCTTGTTTTATGCCTGGTCAGTGTCAGTAATCCCCGGGACCCGTAAAGTTTCGGACATGGTTTATCTGGAGACCATGCAGTCCATCAACCGGGCGATTCTGAATCCTGCATTCTTCCTGATATTCTTCGGAAGTCTGCTCTTGCTGGTCACCAGCACGGTTCAGCAGTATCAGTCAGGACAAAGCTTCTGGCTGATGCTGGCGGCAGCATTCACTTACCTCATTGGCACCTTTGGCGTGACGGCCTTCGGGAATGTTCCGCTGAACAATGGGCTGGATGCCTTACAGTTGCATGACCTTAGCCCTGAGCAAATACTCAGCAGCCGCATCCGCTATGAGGGGCATTGGAATCGGCTTCATATGATCAGAACTGTGTTTGCGGTGCTTTCCTTCCTTCTTTCTCTTCTGGCATTATTCTCATTTTCCAAAAGTATTTAA